Below is a genomic region from Phycisphaerae bacterium.
GCCGGCATGGTCACCTGGAAGGAGACCACCTGGACCGGGGCGCTAGCCGGAATCGCCAACTGCTGCGTGGGATTCGGACCCAGATTGCCGGGATCGGTGTAGTAATAGGCTGACGCGATGGTATCGGCCGAGTCCACGTTGTAGTGACCGGCGGCACTCTTCGCGAACAGCGTGGCCGGCCCGATGGTCAGTTCCGGAGCCGTGTTGTCGAGCTTGAAGGCGACGAGGCGGAGCAGGTGCTCCACGCCGGCCGGCGTCTGCTCGAGGTAGACGTTGACATTAACCACCTCGCCGGGCAGGTAGTGTCCAATCGGGTTGAGCGCATTTGACGACACGTTCTGCGGAACAATGCGTACGTTCGTTCCCGCAAAAGCCGTGGACGCAACCCCCAGCAATGCTCCCACCACCAATCCGCAAGTCCTCATCGGAAAAGCCTCCTCAATTATGAAACGTTCGCGCCCGGCGAACCCGTTCCCCAAGAGACTGGGCGTCGGCCACAAGCGAAGCAACAATCCGCCACGATCTCCAAAGTGCAAGAATCCCCCTGCGAAGCCTCGCCCCCAAATTCCCCGTGGCGTGGAACCGCCCGGGACCCTCGCTGGCTACAAGGCATACCATTTAACACGTTCAAGGAAGGCAAGTCAAGCGTTGAAAGTCTGATTTCGAGTCGTTTTCACAGTCCATCACGAGCCCCCCGGGCCGGCGGAAATGCCGATTCTTCCGGCGAAATCCACGCTCTTTCTCAACTTTCGGCAACGGCGCGGCTCGTCCGTAGTGGACCGATAATCCCCGTCCCGGAACGACTTTGCGGACGCCCGCCCGGCCGATTCGAAGACCCGATTTTCACAGCCCCCCGACTGGACGAGTTCACGTCCGCCTTTAGAATACCGGACGCATTCCGGTGGCGGCACCCGCGGCGCTGCCCGCGTCCCCTGGCCGGCACGGAACCGGAAAAACCGCAAAGTACTTCAAATAAAGAGGATACAAACATGAGCGTCATGGTTACGCAACCCGCACCGGACTTCACCGCCATGGCGGTGATCAACAAGCAGTTCAAGCAGATTTCGCTCTCTTCCTACCGCGGCAAGTACGTCGTCCTGTTTTTCTGGCCCCTGGACTTCACCTTCGTCTGTCCCACGGAAATCGTGGCCTTCAGCGACGCCTATCCCCATTTTCAGGAGCGGGGCACGGAAGTCCTCGGGGCCTCCGTGGACAGCCACTTTACCCACCTCGCCTGGCAGCAGAAGCCGCGGAGTGAAGGTGGGCTGGGCGACATCGCCTACCCCATGGTCTCCGACCAGACGCACCAGATCGGCCGGGACTACGGCGTGCTCCTGGATGACAAGGGCGTGTCACTTCGCGGACTTTTCCTGATCGACAAGGAGGGGGCCGTGCGCCACATGCTGATCAATGACCTGCCGCTGGGGCGCAGCGTCGACGAGGCCATCCGCATGGTCGATGCCCTTCAGTACTACGAGAAGAACGGCGAGGTCTGCCCGGCCAACTGGCGTCCGGGAGCGGATACGATCAAGCCCGATCCCGAGAGCAGCAAGACGTTCTTCAAGAAGTGGGGGAAGTAGGAACCGGTTCGCTCGCCGCCGCGATCGAGCAGAATGCGGCGTTCGATGGGGGTGCTGATCGCAAACGTCCGGCCAACCTGCCGGACGTTTTTGCTGCGCGGCATGCTGGACGCGCGGCGTTGACGTTCGCACGAGCAAACAAGGAGATGCAGCATGAAAGCGGCCGAGTTGTTTGTGAAATGCCTGGAAAATGAGCACCCGCCGTTTCTCTTCGGCTTGCCCGGCGAGGAGAACATGGACGTTCTCGACGCCTTGCTCGACAGTTCGCTGCGCTTCGTCCAGACGCGGCATGAGCAGGGCGCGGCGTTCATGGCCGACGTGCAGGGACGCCTGACCGGGCGGGCTTCCGTCTGCCTGGCGACGCTCGGACCCGGTGCAACCAACCTCGTTACCGGTGTGGCCGACGCCAACATGGACCGTGCCCCGCTCGTGGCCGTAACCGGTCAGGGCGGAATCTCCCGCTTGCACAAGGAATCCCATCAGGCCATGGATCTCGTGGCCCTGTTCCGGCCCATGACCAAATACAACGCCCAGTTGGTCACGCCGGGGATCATCCCCGAGGTGGTCCGCAAGGCCTTCAAGGTCGCCCAGACGGAGAAATTCGGGGCGACCCACATTGACTTCCCGGAGGACATTGCGAGCATGCCGGCCGAAGGCGAGCCGCTCCCCGTCCAGCAGCCCAAAGACGCGGAGCCACGGACCTCGCAGATCGAGTCGGCGGCCGCGCTGATCAACCAGGCCCGCTTTCCGATCATCCTCGCGGGCAACGGGGTTATCCGCGACAACGCTTCCCCGGCGCTCCGCGCGTTCGTCGAGAAAAGCGGCATCCCTTGCGCGCACACGTTCATGGCCAAGGGCGTTGTTCCCTA
It encodes:
- a CDS encoding peroxiredoxin, encoding MSVMVTQPAPDFTAMAVINKQFKQISLSSYRGKYVVLFFWPLDFTFVCPTEIVAFSDAYPHFQERGTEVLGASVDSHFTHLAWQQKPRSEGGLGDIAYPMVSDQTHQIGRDYGVLLDDKGVSLRGLFLIDKEGAVRHMLINDLPLGRSVDEAIRMVDALQYYEKNGEVCPANWRPGADTIKPDPESSKTFFKKWGK